One window of the Mycobacterium sp. SVM_VP21 genome contains the following:
- a CDS encoding steroid 3-ketoacyl-CoA thiolase, protein MGNPVIVEATRSPIGKRNGWLSGLHATELLGAVQKALVAKAGIDPGSVEQVIGGCVTQFGEQGNNVTRQSWLVAGLPEHVGATSIDCQCGSAQQANHLIAGLIATGAIDIGIACGIEAMSRVPLGANGGGARAASWDIDLPNQFEAAERIAKRRGITRADVDALGLRSQLLAKQAWAEGRFDREISPIEAPVIDENKQPTAELNTVSRDQGLRDTTAEGLAALNPVIEGGIHTAGTSSQISDGAAAVLWMDDDKAKALGLKPRARIISQANVGAETYYHLDGPVQSTAKVLEKAGMKMGDIDLIEINEAFASVVLSWAAVHKPDMDRVNVNGGAIALGHPVGSTGSRLITTALHELERTDKSTALITMCAGGALSTGTIIERI, encoded by the coding sequence ATGGGTAATCCTGTCATCGTCGAAGCCACACGTAGCCCCATCGGTAAACGTAATGGCTGGTTGTCCGGCCTGCACGCCACCGAACTGCTCGGGGCGGTGCAGAAAGCCTTGGTCGCCAAGGCCGGGATCGACCCGGGCAGCGTCGAGCAGGTCATCGGCGGCTGCGTCACGCAGTTCGGCGAGCAGGGCAACAACGTCACCCGGCAGTCCTGGCTGGTGGCCGGGCTGCCCGAGCACGTCGGCGCCACCAGCATCGACTGCCAGTGCGGCAGCGCACAGCAGGCCAACCACCTGATCGCCGGCCTGATCGCCACCGGCGCCATCGACATCGGCATCGCGTGCGGCATCGAGGCGATGAGCCGAGTCCCGCTGGGCGCCAACGGCGGCGGCGCCCGCGCGGCGTCCTGGGACATCGACCTGCCCAACCAGTTCGAAGCGGCCGAGCGCATCGCCAAGCGCCGGGGCATCACCCGCGCCGACGTCGACGCACTCGGGTTGCGGTCCCAGCTGCTGGCCAAGCAGGCCTGGGCCGAGGGCCGGTTCGACCGGGAAATCTCCCCGATCGAGGCGCCGGTGATCGACGAGAACAAGCAGCCCACCGCCGAGCTGAACACGGTCAGCCGCGACCAGGGCCTGCGCGACACCACCGCCGAGGGCCTGGCGGCGCTGAACCCGGTGATCGAGGGCGGTATCCACACCGCCGGCACCAGTTCGCAGATCTCCGATGGCGCGGCCGCGGTGCTGTGGATGGATGACGACAAGGCGAAGGCGCTTGGCCTGAAGCCACGCGCCCGGATCATCAGCCAGGCCAACGTCGGCGCCGAGACCTACTACCACCTGGACGGCCCGGTGCAGTCCACCGCGAAGGTGCTGGAGAAGGCCGGCATGAAGATGGGCGACATCGACCTGATCGAGATCAACGAGGCGTTCGCCTCGGTGGTGCTGTCCTGGGCCGCGGTGCACAAGCCGGACATGGATCGGGTCAACGTCAACGGCGGGGCGATCGCGCTGGGCCACCCGGTGGGTTCCACCGGCAGCCGGCTGATCACCACCGCGCTGCACGAGCTCGAGCGCACCGACAAGTCCACCGCGCTGATCACCATGTGCGCCGGCGGGGCGTTGTCCACCGGCACCATCATCGAGCGCATCTAG